AGATCTAGGCATGTCCCTGCAGGTGCTTCCCGTAGCAGGCCTAAGGCAGGACTGTGAGTTTTGGGGGTGGGAAGTACCTGGTTTGTGGAGGGAGGCCTGTTTTTACACTGGAAAAAGGGTGGAGAGACAGTGATAAGGAaagccagagtgtgtgtgtgagagagaagtaAGAAATGATAGCATTTGGAAATTAGCTAAGGAAGAGTGGGGCACTTGGCCCAGAGTTTTGAGTCGTCAGGactctgcttggggcctgggagagcGGAGGGAGCAGGAGCCGTTGGTGCACGCAGCCTGCTCCAGCGAGGCAGGCTTGTTTCACCATCAGCAGGCGGCGCAGGAACCGGGACTTGGCAGGTTTCATTGCCCTGGTCATCTCTCATCTCCCCCACTTCCCCATCCACTCCAGCTCACCTCTTTCCCCTTTGCCTCACCTTCCTTGCCTTTAAGCATGCcatcagttttgtttttgaaaaatgtattgcctttattttttcttagctcctttttcctttttttttttctcccttttcctcttgtttctccttgcttgattgtttcatttttacaaagcTACTCTGGCCATGAAGGGGTTAATGAGGAGATAGTCTTACCAAGTTCCCTGGCCCTTTGGGGTTTCCAGCCTCTTCTGGCAGGGGCTGACCTTGGCCTTGTCCAATCAGAAAGGGTGTGGGGGGTGTGGTCCCTGTGCCTTAGCACAGGGTTTCCGCACAGGCAAGGGGTGGAGCATACAGCACCCCTGCGGCCCCCCTTCTCCCTGAGGTTGGGAACAATGCACCAATGAGCCTGGCTGCAGgctcctctgccccctccctctgtGGTCGGCAGCTGGCCAGCTTAACCCTTTCACAGAGGTCTCCAGCAAGCTGCAGCTCCCTGAGGAAGGTGTTGGCCCTCGCTGGAGAGGTGTTGTCCTTGAAAGCCCCACAAACTATTATTAGCCAAGTTGAAAGTGAGGGATCCTTAGGTTTGCATGCGGTGTTGGAGAGCAGTCTCCTCAAAACTGAAAACGGGAACTGGCAGACACAACCTCGTGTGACGTGCTCCCAGGTCTTGGTCGAGTGTGGCAAGAAAGAGGCCCTGtgaggctgctggtgggcctggtgtgggCCGCGTCTGCGCCCTCAGAGTGGTGCCTGAGCCCTGACGGCTGGGTCTGGGACGCCTCACAGGCCCTCCCTCGCGCTAGCACGGGTGGGTCTACGCTGCAGCGTGCAGGAATGCAGGTGCAGGGCGAGTGACGGGAGGAGTCCCAGGGAGGTTAGCTCATAGGGTTGTGTGTGACCTGCCTCTTCCTCCTTAACCCTGCAGGGGAGTTTGAGGAGGAATCCAAGCAGCCTGGTGTGTCAGAGCAGCAGCGACATCAGCTGAAGCACCGGGAGCTTTTCCTGTCACGGCAGTTTGAATCGCTGCCAGCTACCCACATACGGTACAGGATGAGGGGGCCCAGTGAGCCTGTGTGCGTCTGTTGGTTGGGAAGATGGAGAGGAGGATGGTGTGGTGGAGGCTGTGGGGAGCGCAGGCTCACCCTGGTTTTCTACCCTGTCTTCTAGGGGGAAGTGCAGTGTAACCCTCTTGAACGAAACAGATATTTTGAGCCAGTACCTGGAAAAGGAGGTGAGGAAGAAGTGttgggagaagagggaggggtgggtattgcgcccccgcccccgccaagTGAGAGGAGGATGAGGCCGTGCGGAGGTGAGGGTCGGCAGGCGCCTGGCGTGGCCGTGTCTGGATTGCCGTCCTGCTCACTGTTCCTCTCCACATCGCAGGACTGCTTCTTCTACTCACTGGTGTTTGACCCcgtgcagaagaccctcctcgcTGATCAGGGCGAGATCAGAGTTGGTTGCAAATACCAGGCTGAGATCCCCGACCGTCTGGCTGATGGTAAGAAACAGGAGAGGCTGAATGACCACTGGGTTACTTCATTCtaaggggctcctggctgccagtttCTGGTGTGCCCTggaggggctggcatagtggcactGTGGGCTAAGATGCCACTTGTGAAGCTGGCATTCCATTTCAAAATATAGGATTGAATCCTGATTGCTGTGCTTCcagtccaccttcctgctgacgcacctgggaaggcagaggaggatggcctaaccacctgggcccctgccacccatgtgggagaccaggatggagttcctggctcctggctttaagctGGCTCATACCTCGCTGTTCAGTTacgtgaaccagtgagtggaagcgCTCTCTCTTTATGCtgctctttttaaatatatttttattttattattatttttttgattggaaagtcagatattcagagaggaggcgagacaggaagttcttccgtgcattgattcactgcccaagtagctgcaacggccagatctTACCTGatccgaagcgaggagccagtagtctcttctgggtctctcacacggatacaggctcccaaggctttgggctgtccttgactgctttcccaggccagaagcagggagctggatgggaagtgggactgtcaggatacgaactggcgcccatatgggatcccggcatgttcaaggcgaggaccttagccactaggcccactGCTCTTTTAACtcactaaataagtaaataaatataatgtTAAAAGAAGAAGACCTGCCCTGAAGTGTGCATGCAGTCTGCAAGGCTCTTGGCTGCCATCCTAACAGAATGGGGCCTTAGGAGCCTAAAAAGAGCCTGGGCACCGCTGGGACGAGAGCTGGCAGAGCTGGGTGGCTGATAGAATTCAAGcagaagagggaaggaggtgCCGCTGTGAATCTTCAAGACACCAGTTACTTTCCCTTTTGTTCTCGTGATCACAAAGCCATTGCCATTCTCCCAGGAGAGTCTGATAACCGGAACCAGCAGAAAATGGAGATGAAAGTCTGGGACCCAGACAACCCTCTGACGGACCGGCAGATTGATCAGTTCCTCGTGGTGGCACggtgagggctgggagcaggggcgCGGGGCTGGGGAGTGTGCGTGTGGCTCGCAGTCATACTCATTTTCAGAGATAGACTCTTACTTTCTCTTTGGCAAGCACATTTTCCTTCTAGTTCTTCTGGCTTGATTCCCTGGCCCACTTgccctttctttttcatttctacttGACTTCTCATCTCTCCCTCAGAGCGGTGGGGACCTTTGCAAGAGCCTTGGATTGCAGCAGCTCCATTCGGCAGCCCAGCTTGCACATGAGTGCTGCCGCCGCCTCGCGAGACATCACTCTGGTGAGCAGCAGTTGGCGGGTCCTTGCGCAGGCGGGTTCTGTGGGGATGGACAGagcctggggacaggggaggaggGTTCTCGAAAGGAGTGGGCATCCTTAAAGAGCAGCATGGAGTGGTGGGGTGGAGGCTGCGGGGCCTCAGCCTCACCCTGCTTCTTCCCTGTAGTTTCATGCCATGGACACGTTGCAGAGGAATGGCTATGACCTAGCTAAGGCCATGTCGACCTTGGTGCCCCAGGGGGGCCCGGTGCTGTGTCGGGATGAGATGGAGGAATGGTCTGCCTCTGAGGCCATGCTGTTTGAGGAGGCCCTGGAGAAGTACGGCAAGGACTTCAATGACATTCGCCAGGATTTTGTAAGTAGATGGGGATGGGCAGAGAGGtaggggtgagggtcccaagccCTGGGGCCACATGTGAGCTCATTTTTTCTCCCCCTATTCTCCTTAGCTACCCTGGAAGTCACTCGCCAGCATCGTCCAGTTTTACTACATGTGGAAAACCACCGACCGGTATATTCAGCAGGTAGGGTCTGGGCCGGAAGCCGCTGCACACTGCCGGTGAGGTTGCTGGTTTGCTCCATGACAAGGTGCACTGATCCTGCTCTTTCCGTCTCTTCCTGTAGAAAAGGTTGAAAGCTGCTGAAGCCGACAGCAAGCTGAAGCAGGTCTACATCCCTACCTAGTAAGTGTGCTGAGAGGGTCACTGGCACGGTGCCTTCTCTCCAGCTGTGCTGCCCTTGGTAACTGAGGTGGATGGCAGAAGGCTGGGTCAGATTATGGAGGCTGGGCAGAAATGGATTCTTTTCTTTAcccattttctcatttgttctgtcttcctttttagcactaagccaaaccctaaccaGATCATTTCTGTGAATTCAAAACCTGGTATGAACGGTGCTGGATTCCAAAAGGGCTTGACTTGCGAAAGCTGCCACAGTGAGTTCAAGGAAGGGGCAGGAATGCTGTGGGCAGGTGGAGGCCCACCGTGGTCAAGAACTCGAGGGACTCTGCACGCTTCCTTCCTGACTTCTTGCTGTGTTCAGCCACACAGTCTGCCCAGTGGTACGCCTGGGGcccacccaacatgcagtgtcgcCTCTGCGCTTCCTGTTGGATCTACTGGAAGAAGTATGGGGGACTGAAGACCCCAACCCAGCTTGAAGGAGCTGCTCGGGGCACCACAGTAAGGATCGAAGGGGTACAGGAAGGGCCAGCAATGCACACACTGACGGGAGTGTGAGGCGAAGGCCAGAGTGTGCACCTCTTCCTGTGGTGATGGCTTGACTGGCAGGGGTGGCGACGGTGTTGGGGGGTCGAGCAGGTCGAGTGTCAACATGTCACTGAGCCCAGGAAGTAATGAATGTCTGCTGGGAACGGGAGGCGGCAGCGTCCTGGGGCTGGATGTGTGCTTTTTCTTCTGCTCTTCTCTAGGAGCCGCACTCGAGGGGTCACTTGTCTAGAcccgaagcccagagcctctccccATACACCACCAGCGCCAACCGGGCCAAGCTGCTGGCGAAAAACAGGCAGACCTTCCTCCTGCAGACCACAAAACTGACCCGTCTTGCCAGACGGATGTGCAGGGACCTGTTGCAGCCGAGGAGGGCTGCCCGGCGACCTTACGCCCCTATCAATGCCAATGCCATCAAAGCAGAGTGTAAGGGCAGGAAGGGGTTTCTCTGGATGTCAGTGGCAGTGGGCATGGCAGCTGTGGATGTGTGGTTGGCTTAGGCATGCCTCCTGGCCCCAGAAGCAGCCCCTTCAGAAGCTGCCATCTTTCTTCTCCAGGCTCCATTCGGCTTCCCAAGGCCGCCAAGACCCCACTGAAGATCCATCCTCTGGTGCGACTTCCCCTGGCAACCATCGTCAAAGATCTGGGTATGGGACGGGCATCCAGACCACAGATATCGGGTGGTTAAAGGACAGGGGACCAGCTGGGATGATGTCGGGCTCTGTCAAGAatcttctcttcctctgcctgtttttttttcctattgagtCCCAGGAGATTTGGTGTGTCTGCTTTTGAGGGTTGCTCTTTTATTAGCTGTCCAGTATGACTTGTTTGATAAGATTATACTCATGCTGGTGATAACCTGTTCGAGCCTTCCCCAACCTCTCTGCTTCGGAGGTGTCCAGGAAGCTGCTGTCCCAGAGGAAAGCGATGAAGGGGAGAAAGACAAGAGAAGGTGCACACGTTCTTAtgtttttccctttctgcctTCCTGTCAGTGGCCCAGGCACCTCTGAAACCAAAAACACCTCGGGGTACCAAGACACCAATCAACAGAAACCAGTTGACCCAGAACCGGGGACTCGGGGGAATCATGGTGAAACGGGCCTATGAGACTGTGAGTTGACGGAGtgggtgggccaagctgaagctggtgGGCTTTTCTGTCTTAGAGGGTCCCCTCACTGCCAGCAACCCCTTTTTCAGATGGCAGGGGTACCCTTCTCTGCCAATggaaggcccctggcttcagggaTTCGCTCAAGCTCACAGCCAGTGGCCAAGCGTCAGAAACTAAACCCAGCGGATGCCCCCAATCCCGTGGTGTTTGTGGCCACAAAAGATACCAGGTAGGCGGGAGGATCTGAGAGTCCAGCATGGTGGGCCTGGAGACGAGGAGCAGCTGA
The sequence above is a segment of the Ochotona princeps isolate mOchPri1 chromosome 4, mOchPri1.hap1, whole genome shotgun sequence genome. Coding sequences within it:
- the MTA2 gene encoding metastasis-associated protein MTA2 isoform X1, which produces MAANMYRVGDYVYFENSSSNPYLVRRIEELNKTANGNVEAKVVCLFRRRDISSSLNSLADSNAREFEEESKQPGVSEQQRHQLKHRELFLSRQFESLPATHIRGKCSVTLLNETDILSQYLEKEDCFFYSLVFDPVQKTLLADQGEIRVGCKYQAEIPDRLADGESDNRNQQKMEMKVWDPDNPLTDRQIDQFLVVARAVGTFARALDCSSSIRQPSLHMSAAAASRDITLFHAMDTLQRNGYDLAKAMSTLVPQGGPVLCRDEMEEWSASEAMLFEEALEKYGKDFNDIRQDFLPWKSLASIVQFYYMWKTTDRYIQQKRLKAAEADSKLKQVYIPTYTKPNPNQIISVNSKPGMNGAGFQKGLTCESCHTTQSAQWYAWGPPNMQCRLCASCWIYWKKYGGLKTPTQLEGAARGTTEPHSRGHLSRPEAQSLSPYTTSANRAKLLAKNRQTFLLQTTKLTRLARRMCRDLLQPRRAARRPYAPINANAIKAECSIRLPKAAKTPLKIHPLVRLPLATIVKDLVAQAPLKPKTPRGTKTPINRNQLTQNRGLGGIMVKRAYETMAGVPFSANGRPLASGIRSSSQPVAKRQKLNPADAPNPVVFVATKDTRALRKALTHLEMRRAARRPNLPLKVKPTLIAVRPPVTLPAPPHPASTNEPIVLED
- the MTA2 gene encoding metastasis-associated protein MTA2 isoform X2, whose translation is MEMKVWDPDNPLTDRQIDQFLVVARAVGTFARALDCSSSIRQPSLHMSAAAASRDITLFHAMDTLQRNGYDLAKAMSTLVPQGGPVLCRDEMEEWSASEAMLFEEALEKYGKDFNDIRQDFLPWKSLASIVQFYYMWKTTDRYIQQKRLKAAEADSKLKQVYIPTYTKPNPNQIISVNSKPGMNGAGFQKGLTCESCHTTQSAQWYAWGPPNMQCRLCASCWIYWKKYGGLKTPTQLEGAARGTTEPHSRGHLSRPEAQSLSPYTTSANRAKLLAKNRQTFLLQTTKLTRLARRMCRDLLQPRRAARRPYAPINANAIKAECSIRLPKAAKTPLKIHPLVRLPLATIVKDLVAQAPLKPKTPRGTKTPINRNQLTQNRGLGGIMVKRAYETMAGVPFSANGRPLASGIRSSSQPVAKRQKLNPADAPNPVVFVATKDTRALRKALTHLEMRRAARRPNLPLKVKPTLIAVRPPVTLPAPPHPASTNEPIVLED